A window of the Vigna angularis cultivar LongXiaoDou No.4 chromosome 3, ASM1680809v1, whole genome shotgun sequence genome harbors these coding sequences:
- the LOC108324168 gene encoding alpha-(1,4)-fucosyltransferase has protein sequence MPVPPKPINTFTITIMVTFAFFLLFFSGFLQFPSVSSSFPPISRSISPQAAEPFTDLVGAFRKWDSQVGCARFKDKPNGLPLNQSKVSSLQEIGNCAGLKLNHVSVLVKGWTWIPDNLDNLYSCTCGLSCLWTKSPVLADKPDALLFETTTPPVQRRTGEPLRVYMDLEAGRRRSGQEDIYISYHAEDDVQSTYAGALFHSGRNYHVSSDKNRDILVYWSSSRCLSQRNELAKKLLSLLPHHSFGKCLNNVGGLDAALSLYPECANDANVTPKWWDHLHCAMSHYKFVLAIENTFTESYVTEKLFYALDSGAVPIYFGAPNVMDFVPPHSIIDGRKFKSLEELASYVKAVANDPVAYAEYHAWRRCGVLGNYGKTRAMSLDTLPCRLCEVVSRRGGRNARR, from the exons ATGCCAGTTCCTCCCAAACCCATCAACACCTTCACCATAACCATCATGGTCACCTTCGCctttttcctcctcttcttctccgGCTTCCTCCAATTCCCCTCCGTCTCCTCCTCTTTCCCTCCCATCAGTCGCTCCATCTCGCCGCAGGCCGCTGAACCTTTCACTGATCTCGTGGGGGCCTTCAGGAAATGGGACTCGCAAGTGGGTTGCGCACGCTTCAAAGATAAACCAAACGGGTTGCCCTTAAACCAGTCAAAGGTCTCATCTTTGCAGGAGATTGGAAACTGTGCGGGGTTGAAACTGAACCATGTCAGTGTCTTGGTTAAAGGGTGGACTTGGATTCCTGATAACTTGGATAACTTGTATTCGTGCACTTGTGGGTTGAGCTGCTTGTGGACCAAATCGCCTGTTCTCGCCGACAAGCCTGATGCCTTGCTGTTTGAAACAACCACGCCTCCGGTTCAG agACGCACGGGAGAACCACTTCGTGTATATATGGATCTTGAAGCTGGCAGAAGAAGATCAGGTCAAGAggatatatatattagttatcATGCTGAAGATGATGTACAGTCAACCTATGCTGGTGCACTCTTTCACAGTGGTCGAAACTACCACGTCTCCAGTGATAAAAACAGA GATATACTAGTTTATTGGTCTTCATCACGGTGTCTTTCTCAAAGGAATGAACTTGCCAAGAAGCTCCTGAGCTTATTGCCGCATCATTCATTTGGCAAGTGCCTAAATAATGTTGGTGGTCTTGACGCTGCTCTTTCTCTTTATCCCGAATGTGCAAACGATGCCAATGTTACCCCAAAATGGTGGGATCATTTACATTGTGCCATGTCTCACTACAAGTTTGTTCTTGCCATTGAGAACACTTTTACTGAGAGTTATGTAACAGAGAAGTTATTCTATGCCTTGGACTCTGGTGCAGTTCCAATCTATTTTGGTGCACCAAATGTCATGGATTTCGTTCCTCCACATTCAATCATAGATGGTAGAAAGTTCAAGTCATTGGAAGAGTTGGCCTCGTACGTGAAGGCAGTTGCTAACGACCCAGTTGCCTATGCGGAATACCATGCATGGAGAAGGTGTGGTGTGCTGGGAAACTATGGAAAAACCCGAGCCATGAGCCTTGACACATTGCCATGCCGATTGTGTGAGGTTGTTAgcagaagaggtggaagaaatGCAAGAAGATAG